Proteins encoded within one genomic window of Haladaptatus sp. QDMS2:
- a CDS encoding FixH family protein: MTIYPSRRAFLGLSGATLVALSAGCLDAFASDPATLNIKNSAAVDHTVTVSAVHRTGEQADFEASFTLTAGDVQQVPNPLQMAGTYDIRVVVADTYDETYEWTISENGARSLYLDIQSDGMSFSDADWGQ, translated from the coding sequence GTGACGATTTACCCTTCCCGACGGGCGTTTCTCGGGCTCTCCGGTGCCACGCTTGTGGCTCTCTCGGCCGGCTGTCTGGACGCCTTTGCGTCCGACCCGGCCACGTTGAACATCAAAAACAGCGCAGCGGTCGACCACACGGTCACGGTAAGCGCCGTCCACCGCACGGGCGAGCAGGCGGATTTCGAAGCGTCGTTCACTCTCACGGCAGGCGACGTCCAGCAGGTCCCAAACCCACTGCAGATGGCGGGCACCTACGACATTCGCGTCGTCGTCGCGGACACGTACGACGAGACCTACGAGTGGACCATCTCCGAAAACGGTGCGCGGAGCTTGTATCTCGACATCCAGTCAGACGGGATGTCGTTCTCGGACGCCGACTGGGGCCAGTAG